One Vibrio campbellii CAIM 519 = NBRC 15631 = ATCC 25920 genomic window carries:
- a CDS encoding TolC family outer membrane protein translates to MKWNRLKIACCCSLILSPSVLGQTLEQAVALTLKNNPDIKSAFNEFNSRKYVKEAASGAYLPSIDLDAGIGYEGLDPSDEGGRGDTGYTRKEASVTLTQLIWDGSATLNDIDRTAADAESVRFQLLADASDTALEVTSVYLDAVKAYEILTLSENNLAVHKKIYADIKKRVNSGIGSTADLTQVEARLAKAHGNLAAAQNNLFDSHTMFTRLVGQTPQGLIFPRADENFLPYTIDDAIGLAFEVHPVIQVALADVDSAKFQYKQSKGVNYPTLSIEASQTWRDDADGLKGRSDETLAMLRLRYNLYNGGSDAANSENFAYQLNKAKDLREGAYQNVEEGLRLSWSALDLTLQQKEFLSDHVDSAAKTVIAYEKQYRIGKRTLLDLLNTENELFEARKDYLDAKYAEQYAKYRVMNATGQLLNSLRIDIPQEWLEKVEY, encoded by the coding sequence GTGAAATGGAATCGATTAAAAATAGCTTGTTGCTGTAGTTTGATATTATCTCCATCCGTTCTCGGTCAAACTTTAGAGCAAGCGGTCGCACTTACACTAAAAAATAATCCTGACATAAAAAGTGCATTTAACGAGTTCAACAGCAGAAAGTATGTAAAGGAAGCGGCATCCGGTGCATACCTGCCTTCAATCGACCTTGATGCTGGAATTGGCTACGAAGGCTTGGACCCATCTGATGAAGGCGGTCGAGGGGATACTGGTTACACAAGGAAAGAGGCATCGGTGACTTTAACCCAATTAATTTGGGACGGGAGCGCGACACTCAACGATATCGACCGAACGGCTGCTGATGCTGAATCCGTAAGGTTTCAACTCTTAGCAGACGCGTCTGATACTGCACTTGAAGTAACGAGCGTTTATTTAGATGCGGTTAAAGCTTATGAAATTCTAACACTTTCCGAAAATAATCTAGCAGTACATAAGAAAATTTATGCGGACATTAAGAAGCGGGTAAACTCAGGGATTGGTTCAACCGCGGATTTAACACAAGTTGAAGCGCGTCTAGCAAAGGCACACGGAAACCTAGCCGCCGCACAAAACAATCTATTCGATTCGCATACTATGTTCACTCGGCTTGTTGGGCAGACTCCGCAAGGATTGATATTCCCGAGAGCTGATGAGAACTTTCTTCCGTACACAATCGATGATGCTATTGGCTTAGCCTTCGAGGTACATCCTGTGATTCAAGTGGCGCTTGCTGATGTAGACTCAGCCAAATTCCAGTACAAGCAATCTAAAGGGGTCAACTACCCTACGCTTTCAATTGAGGCATCTCAAACTTGGCGTGATGATGCCGATGGATTGAAAGGCAGAAGCGACGAGACACTCGCTATGCTTAGACTCCGTTACAACTTATATAATGGCGGCAGTGATGCAGCCAACTCCGAAAACTTTGCCTACCAACTGAATAAAGCAAAAGACTTACGTGAAGGCGCCTATCAAAATGTGGAAGAAGGATTAAGGCTTTCCTGGAGTGCATTGGACTTAACTTTACAACAAAAAGAGTTCTTGTCTGACCATGTTGACTCTGCAGCCAAAACGGTTATTGCCTACGAGAAACAATATCGTATTGGCAAGCGAACATTATTAGACTTACTCAACACGGAAAACGAACTCTTCGAAGCACGTAAAGATTATTTGGATGCGAAGTACGCTGAACAGTACGCAAAATACCGCGTAATGAACGCAACTGGACAACTGCTTAACTCATTGCGTATCGACATCCCGCAAGAGTGGCTAGAGAAAGTGGAGTATTAA
- a CDS encoding OmpA family protein, whose product MKIIPILFMVCLISACSGSNSNRETGDEYEYIETPNADQIADLIDDDGDGVINARDLCPGTPEGSEIDNDGCGKYAKSSQQMKIRVLFANDSSAIEPVFVNQISDLSNFLKEYPTTSIELQGYTSITGTDEYNLALSKRRAESVRQELINNGISPERLRIVGFGETNLASQGTDETSHALNRRVTATVVGYKGEIEKEWTIFTTLPKS is encoded by the coding sequence ATGAAGATAATACCTATTTTGTTTATGGTTTGTTTGATTTCAGCATGCAGTGGCTCTAACTCGAATAGAGAAACGGGCGACGAATATGAATACATAGAGACTCCCAATGCAGATCAGATCGCCGATTTGATCGATGATGACGGTGATGGTGTTATCAATGCGCGAGATCTTTGCCCGGGAACTCCTGAGGGCTCAGAAATTGACAACGATGGTTGTGGAAAATACGCTAAGTCTTCTCAGCAAATGAAGATTCGAGTCTTATTTGCTAACGACTCCTCTGCAATTGAACCTGTCTTCGTAAATCAAATCAGTGACCTTTCCAACTTCCTAAAAGAATACCCTACTACATCAATCGAACTACAAGGTTATACAAGTATCACTGGTACAGACGAATATAACCTTGCACTTTCAAAACGACGAGCCGAAAGTGTGAGGCAAGAATTAATTAATAACGGTATCTCTCCTGAGCGTTTACGTATCGTCGGATTTGGAGAAACCAATCTTGCATCTCAGGGCACGGACGAAACCAGCCACGCACTTAACCGCAGGGTAACCGCTACCGTAGTTGGCTATAAAGGTGAAATTGAGAAAGAGTGGACGATTTTCACAACGCTGCCTAAGAGTTAG
- a CDS encoding TolC family outer membrane protein: MKWTRANAFCLGVLATSPVFGQTLEQAVENALKTNPDIKSAFNEFVSKQYVNEASSGAYLPSVDLDAGIGYEGINPAESGRESTDLTRKEATVTLTQLIWDGSATLNDIDRTAADAESVRFQLLADAQDTALEVSKVYLDAVKAYEILTLSENNLKVHKKIYQDIKKRVDSGIGSTADLTQVEARLAKAHGNLAAAQNNLFDSHTMFTRIVGQTPQGLIFPRADQNFIPYTIDDAIDLAFQTHPVIQISMADVDSAKFQYKQSKGTYFPTLSVEAAQTWRDDAGGIEGRGDETTAMLRMRYNLFNGGSDAANAESFAYQLNKAKDLRERAYRNVEEGLRLSWSALDLTQQQKQFLSDHVDSASQTVIAYEKQYRIGKRTLLDLLNTENELFEARKDYLDAKYAEQYAKYRVMNATGQLLNALRVDVPTEWNQKVEY; encoded by the coding sequence GTGAAGTGGACTCGTGCCAACGCCTTTTGCTTAGGTGTGCTCGCGACTAGCCCTGTTTTTGGGCAAACTTTAGAGCAAGCAGTAGAAAATGCGCTTAAGACAAACCCTGACATTAAAAGTGCGTTTAATGAATTCGTGAGTAAGCAGTATGTGAATGAAGCCTCGAGCGGCGCTTACCTCCCTTCGGTAGATCTTGATGCCGGAATTGGGTACGAAGGTATTAACCCAGCAGAATCTGGTAGAGAGTCAACCGATCTGACTCGAAAAGAGGCTACCGTTACGCTCACTCAGTTGATTTGGGATGGCTCTGCGACACTAAACGATATTGATAGAACGGCTGCAGATGCTGAATCTGTGCGATTTCAGTTGCTTGCAGATGCTCAAGACACTGCACTTGAAGTTTCTAAAGTATATTTAGACGCGGTTAAAGCATACGAAATTTTAACGCTTTCGGAGAACAACCTGAAAGTGCATAAAAAAATCTACCAAGACATCAAAAAACGGGTTGATTCTGGTATTGGCTCAACGGCAGACTTAACACAAGTAGAGGCACGTTTAGCTAAAGCGCACGGAAACCTAGCCGCTGCGCAAAATAACCTGTTCGACAGCCACACTATGTTTACTCGTATTGTTGGTCAAACACCCCAAGGCTTGATATTTCCTCGTGCAGATCAAAACTTCATCCCTTACACAATAGATGATGCGATCGACTTGGCATTTCAAACTCATCCTGTCATTCAAATTTCAATGGCAGATGTGGATTCTGCGAAGTTCCAATATAAGCAATCGAAAGGCACTTACTTCCCAACACTGTCTGTTGAAGCTGCACAAACGTGGCGAGATGATGCTGGAGGTATTGAAGGTCGTGGTGATGAAACGACAGCCATGCTCCGTATGCGCTACAACCTATTTAATGGTGGCAGTGACGCAGCCAACGCCGAGAGCTTTGCTTACCAGTTAAATAAAGCGAAAGATCTGCGCGAACGTGCTTATCGCAATGTTGAAGAAGGTTTGAGACTATCTTGGAGTGCTTTGGACCTTACTCAACAACAGAAGCAGTTCTTGTCTGATCACGTTGATTCTGCATCTCAAACCGTTATAGCGTATGAAAAACAATACCGTATCGGTAAGCGCACCCTACTCGACTTGTTAAACACCGAAAACGAACTTTTTGAAGCTCGTAAAGACTATTTAGATGCAAAATACGCCGAGCAATACGCCAAGTATCGAGTCATGAACGCGACAGGTCAGTTACTCAACGCATTACGTGTTGATGTCCCAACCGAGTGGAATCAGAAGGTGGAGTACTAA
- a CDS encoding OmpA family protein: MKATKILLALGVMLASHHVTAEDKYEYTETPKAEQIADLQDDDNDGVINARDLCPGTPTTSEIDNDGCGEYIKSSEKMEVRVLFANDSDEIDPVFRRQIRELSEFLKEYPSTSIELQGYASKVGGSEHNLDLSKRRANNVRAALLGYGIESDRVRIVGFGDTHLAEQGTDEVSHALNRRVTASVIGYKGEIKKEWTIFTALPKS, encoded by the coding sequence ATGAAAGCAACAAAGATTCTGTTAGCACTAGGCGTTATGCTAGCTTCTCATCATGTAACCGCTGAAGATAAATATGAGTACACAGAGACTCCGAAAGCCGAGCAAATTGCAGACCTTCAAGATGATGATAATGACGGTGTAATCAACGCTCGTGATCTGTGCCCAGGTACACCAACAACATCGGAGATCGACAATGATGGCTGTGGTGAGTACATAAAGTCGTCTGAAAAGATGGAAGTACGCGTACTCTTCGCGAATGATTCGGACGAAATTGACCCCGTATTCCGTCGTCAAATTCGTGAGTTGTCTGAATTCCTAAAAGAATACCCTAGCACATCCATTGAATTGCAAGGCTATGCAAGCAAAGTAGGTGGTTCAGAGCACAACTTAGACTTATCAAAGCGCAGAGCAAACAACGTTCGTGCCGCGCTGCTTGGATATGGTATCGAGTCAGATAGAGTCCGCATTGTCGGATTTGGTGATACACACCTCGCCGAACAAGGCACAGACGAAGTGAGTCATGCGCTCAACCGACGAGTGACTGCATCTGTAATCGGTTATAAGGGCGAGATAAAGAAAGAATGGACGATTTTCACCGCCCTACCAAAAAGTTAA
- a CDS encoding DUF2750 domain-containing protein: MSKLTTDIQANLDLFVAETKENQLVWGLRNEEGWLSCDSTEFENSEVMPFWSAKEDAQAHNVEEWADFEVLEIPLDIFVEDWLLTLAEDGVLVGTNWNAQLEGKEVEPQDLAKLYVG; encoded by the coding sequence ATGAGCAAACTTACAACAGATATCCAAGCAAACCTTGACCTTTTCGTTGCAGAAACGAAAGAAAACCAACTGGTTTGGGGTCTACGCAATGAAGAAGGTTGGCTATCTTGCGATTCAACTGAGTTCGAAAACAGCGAAGTCATGCCTTTTTGGTCAGCGAAAGAAGACGCACAAGCGCATAACGTTGAAGAATGGGCAGATTTCGAAGTACTAGAAATTCCTCTAGATATCTTTGTTGAAGATTGGCTTCTAACTCTTGCTGAAGATGGCGTTCTTGTTGGTACAAACTGGAACGCACAGTTGGAAGGCAAAGAGGTTGAACCTCAAGACCTAGCGAAACTGTACGTAGGCTAA
- a CDS encoding GGDEF domain-containing protein, whose amino-acid sequence MRTLLSLLASLFLGSQANASDTQNITQWHAVYQATMKTNSKSALSMLQDRYHTADSNSEKLYVSGLIYEYMSNIDQPYYGSSQILENHFAKLESKYILALSERKSGDYDTSVDIFTSLLQSAKQHKDEETKALMNYQLCYTLNQQGQYHKANFFCSSLNKHLNRDHQESIPADLALRVIANNFDLRGEYEVALRLYRRLLTEMPPQSDPTGVYNDVGNLLSELGQYKQSEQYLIQALLARQLDAPPLQVAQVEHSLASMYSRSSNYAKAISHYKNALTLLAEMDYPYGKGLTYLGLGSAYVNSGDLKSAVPHIKKALELGEEYDNERLQTESHLAAGFAYLKHNVLDKALQHGELALALANKNATTALQAKAQLLLSQAYQKLDDNSAALSHYQEYAKLELANRDDSNVKAIEALDLTKSEYEYDLQLVKIDNERNLKLLEIEKLSEQQRAYNFIIFCLLTVLLVVLFVLRKTKIKSRLDRLTGSLNRSTIIEKIRAQTVSAPEDMRYVLALIDLDHFKLINDQHGHPTGDLVLKHVCKAIQTKLNKGEYIGRLGGEEFILLLKNVDEIDVPFRIQSLHKTISEKQIKSEQGDSLSVTASLAYLSTSKPLSNFDELYSILDQALYQSKRNGHNAVMDAYNEPIDLPTSVFESTTA is encoded by the coding sequence ATGCGTACGCTGCTTTCTTTGCTTGCATCCCTATTTCTAGGAAGCCAAGCAAACGCAAGTGACACTCAAAATATCACGCAATGGCATGCTGTCTATCAAGCAACGATGAAAACGAATTCAAAGTCTGCGCTTAGTATGCTTCAGGATCGATATCATACGGCAGACTCCAATAGCGAAAAGCTTTACGTCAGTGGATTGATCTATGAGTACATGTCAAACATCGACCAGCCCTACTACGGCAGCAGCCAAATCTTAGAAAATCACTTTGCCAAGCTAGAGTCGAAATACATCCTTGCGCTTTCAGAAAGAAAAAGTGGCGACTACGACACTTCCGTAGACATCTTTACCTCACTTTTGCAAAGCGCTAAACAACATAAAGATGAAGAAACGAAAGCACTAATGAACTATCAACTGTGCTACACATTGAACCAGCAAGGACAATACCACAAGGCAAACTTCTTTTGCTCTTCATTGAACAAGCACCTAAATCGCGACCATCAAGAGAGCATTCCTGCCGACCTAGCGTTACGCGTGATCGCTAACAACTTTGATTTGCGAGGTGAGTATGAGGTCGCTTTACGTTTATACCGCCGTTTATTAACGGAAATGCCTCCTCAAAGCGACCCTACAGGTGTCTACAACGATGTAGGAAACTTACTGAGTGAGCTGGGCCAATACAAACAGTCTGAACAATATCTAATACAAGCACTATTAGCTCGTCAGTTAGATGCTCCACCTTTACAAGTGGCACAGGTCGAACACAGCTTGGCATCAATGTACAGTCGATCTTCAAACTACGCAAAAGCAATAAGCCATTATAAAAATGCACTCACTTTACTTGCTGAGATGGATTATCCATATGGTAAAGGCCTTACCTATCTTGGTCTTGGGTCTGCTTATGTAAATTCCGGAGACCTAAAAAGCGCAGTTCCGCATATTAAGAAGGCGCTAGAATTAGGCGAAGAGTATGACAACGAAAGATTACAAACCGAAAGTCATCTTGCAGCTGGCTTTGCTTACTTAAAGCACAACGTTTTAGACAAAGCACTTCAACATGGTGAACTTGCTTTGGCACTCGCGAATAAAAACGCAACGACCGCGCTACAAGCGAAAGCTCAGTTACTCTTGTCTCAGGCATATCAGAAACTAGATGACAATTCCGCTGCCCTTTCTCATTACCAAGAGTACGCTAAATTAGAGTTGGCGAACCGCGATGACAGCAATGTTAAAGCAATTGAAGCGTTGGATTTAACCAAGAGTGAGTACGAATATGACTTGCAACTCGTTAAGATCGATAACGAGAGAAACCTAAAACTACTAGAAATTGAAAAGCTTAGTGAACAGCAACGTGCGTACAACTTCATTATTTTCTGCTTACTTACTGTGTTACTCGTCGTACTGTTTGTGCTGCGTAAAACAAAGATAAAATCTCGCTTAGACCGCCTAACTGGTTCATTAAACCGCAGCACCATTATTGAAAAAATAAGAGCTCAAACTGTCAGTGCTCCAGAAGACATGCGATATGTATTGGCATTGATAGATTTGGATCACTTTAAGTTGATTAACGATCAACACGGTCACCCTACTGGGGACTTGGTGTTAAAACACGTATGCAAAGCCATTCAAACTAAGCTAAACAAAGGTGAGTATATTGGGCGTCTGGGAGGAGAAGAGTTTATCTTGTTACTCAAGAATGTTGATGAGATTGATGTGCCATTCCGTATTCAAAGTTTGCATAAAACCATTTCAGAAAAACAGATTAAGAGTGAACAAGGCGATTCACTGAGTGTGACAGCAAGCTTGGCCTATCTTTCCACCTCAAAGCCTTTGAGTAACTTTGATGAACTGTATTCGATATTAGACCAAGCTTTGTATCAATCAAAAAGAAACGGGCATAACGCCGTGATGGATGCTTATAACGAGCCTATTGATCTTCCGACTTCTGTTTTTGAATCAACGACTGCATAA
- the queC gene encoding 7-cyano-7-deazaguanine synthase QueC, whose translation MKKAVVVFSGGQDSTTCLVQALKEFDEVHAITFDYGQRHKLEIEVAEKVAKDLGVTAHKVMDVGLLNELAISSLTRDDIPVSHELQENGLPNSFVPGRNILFLTLAGIYAYQIGAETVITGVCETDFSGYPDCRDDFVKAMNSALVKGMDRQFEIKTPLMWLNKAETWALADQYDALPLVRENTLTCYNGIIGDGCGDCPSCDLRKAGLDDYLNNKDAVMQSLIQKQKSEDQ comes from the coding sequence ATGAAAAAAGCAGTGGTTGTTTTCAGTGGTGGACAGGACTCTACAACATGTCTGGTTCAAGCGTTAAAAGAGTTTGACGAAGTACATGCTATTACATTTGACTACGGTCAGCGTCATAAGTTGGAGATTGAAGTGGCAGAGAAAGTCGCGAAAGATCTTGGTGTCACTGCACATAAAGTGATGGATGTTGGTCTACTGAATGAACTTGCTATCAGCTCTCTGACACGTGATGACATTCCTGTTTCACATGAGCTACAAGAAAACGGTTTACCGAACTCTTTCGTTCCTGGCCGCAACATCTTGTTCCTGACCCTTGCTGGTATCTACGCGTACCAAATTGGCGCAGAAACGGTAATTACGGGTGTTTGTGAAACGGACTTTAGTGGTTACCCAGATTGCCGTGATGACTTTGTAAAAGCGATGAACAGTGCGTTGGTTAAAGGCATGGATCGTCAGTTTGAAATCAAAACGCCATTGATGTGGTTGAACAAAGCAGAAACGTGGGCGTTGGCCGATCAATATGACGCGTTGCCACTTGTCCGCGAAAACACGTTAACTTGTTACAACGGCATCATCGGTGATGGTTGTGGTGATTGCCCGTCTTGCGATCTGCGCAAAGCGGGCTTAGATGATTACTTGAACAACAAAGATGCCGTTATGCAGTCGTTGATTCAAAAACAGAAGTCGGAAGATCAATAG
- the queE gene encoding 7-carboxy-7-deazaguanine synthase QueE, whose amino-acid sequence MFETIQGEGVFTGVPAVFVRLQECPVGCSWCDTKQTWYAEEKDQRQIGDILVKTEDSPTWCFASAEDIVAEYKKQGFNAKHIVITGGEPCIYDLRVLTAAFEEMGCQCQIETSGTSEVVTSESTWVTVSPKVAMKGKLPVLKSALERANEIKHPVGTQKDIDQLDVLLATAEIGEKTVIALQPISQKPRATQLCIDTCVARNWRLSVQTHKYLSIA is encoded by the coding sequence ATGTTTGAAACCATCCAAGGGGAAGGGGTTTTCACTGGTGTGCCAGCGGTTTTTGTACGTTTGCAGGAATGTCCGGTTGGGTGCTCTTGGTGCGATACGAAACAGACTTGGTACGCAGAAGAGAAAGACCAGCGCCAAATCGGCGATATCTTGGTGAAAACAGAAGATTCTCCAACCTGGTGTTTCGCCTCGGCGGAAGACATCGTAGCTGAATACAAAAAGCAGGGCTTCAATGCTAAGCATATTGTGATCACTGGTGGTGAACCATGCATTTATGATTTACGTGTGTTGACGGCTGCTTTTGAAGAAATGGGTTGCCAATGCCAAATTGAAACCAGTGGTACTTCAGAAGTGGTGACTTCAGAAAGTACATGGGTGACGGTGTCACCGAAGGTCGCAATGAAAGGGAAGCTACCAGTACTCAAAAGTGCATTAGAACGCGCAAATGAAATCAAGCACCCGGTTGGCACCCAAAAAGACATCGATCAACTGGATGTGTTATTGGCGACTGCAGAGATCGGTGAGAAGACTGTGATCGCACTTCAGCCTATCAGTCAAAAACCTCGTGCGACCCAACTGTGTATTGATACCTGTGTTGCTCGCAACTGGCGTCTGTCGGTTCAAACTCATAAATACCTAAGTATTGCTTAA
- a CDS encoding Cof-type HAD-IIB family hydrolase: MYKLIALDMDGTLLNSEKVISEENKQAIAKAREAGVTVVLASGRPLEGMQDKLDELNIDSDKDFVLYYNGSMVKNIGTNEIIHQQIIDGKAAKKIARKARELGAYVHAFSQEHGLITEESNPYTDIEAKINGLEITEMNFDALEDDHGIIKAMMVAEPSKLTEVIAALPAELKEEFTVVQSAPFFLEFLNPSSNKGIGVSAIAEYLGIEAEEVICMGDAENDHHMLEYAGLGIAMANAMEETKRIANYIAESNDDHGVAKSIEKFVLS; the protein is encoded by the coding sequence ATGTACAAACTGATCGCCCTAGACATGGACGGTACGCTGTTAAATAGCGAGAAAGTCATTTCTGAAGAGAACAAACAAGCGATTGCTAAAGCTCGTGAAGCGGGTGTTACTGTAGTCCTTGCCTCAGGCCGCCCTCTGGAAGGAATGCAAGACAAGCTAGACGAGTTGAACATCGACTCGGACAAAGACTTCGTTCTGTACTATAACGGCTCAATGGTGAAGAATATTGGTACGAACGAAATCATCCACCAGCAAATCATCGATGGCAAAGCGGCGAAGAAGATCGCTCGTAAAGCACGAGAACTTGGCGCTTATGTTCACGCATTCAGCCAAGAGCACGGCCTAATCACGGAAGAAAGCAACCCTTACACAGACATTGAAGCGAAAATCAACGGTCTTGAAATTACCGAAATGAACTTCGACGCTCTAGAAGATGATCACGGGATCATTAAAGCGATGATGGTTGCAGAACCAAGCAAACTGACTGAAGTTATCGCGGCGTTACCTGCGGAATTAAAAGAAGAGTTTACGGTAGTGCAAAGCGCGCCTTTCTTCTTAGAATTTTTAAACCCGTCAAGCAACAAAGGTATCGGTGTTTCTGCGATCGCTGAATACTTGGGTATCGAAGCTGAAGAAGTGATTTGCATGGGTGATGCAGAAAACGATCACCATATGCTTGAATACGCAGGCCTCGGTATTGCTATGGCGAATGCGATGGAAGAGACCAAACGTATCGCAAACTATATTGCCGAAAGCAATGATGACCACGGTGTCGCTAAATCAATCGAGAAGTTTGTTCTTAGCTAA